The proteins below come from a single Candidatus Fermentibacter sp. genomic window:
- a CDS encoding helix-turn-helix domain-containing protein gives MEESLESLLVQLGLSGLEAEAYLALLTEPGSTGYRVSQVIGKAAPNTYKALDSLVVKGAVLADEGGGSRTFVAVPVRELVGQMSHRLRSIGERVEKGLAGVRMPVEDEGVYRLTTVHQIVARARAMISGAKLSIVVDADPEPMETILPDILGAPGRGVKVLLHSRREMEAPGCEVIASVTEGWSGQLLIMMVDGGQFLISLMSGGMRVVNQAAWSRNPLLSACLSRSYMVKALFYRISMMLSDPGVGLEATRRELIRLWDVWGYDDPGKSALSRLLRDRIPR, from the coding sequence GTGGAGGAATCACTCGAATCTCTGCTGGTCCAGCTCGGTTTGTCAGGGCTGGAAGCCGAGGCATACCTGGCCCTGCTCACCGAGCCAGGCAGCACAGGCTACAGGGTGTCACAGGTCATCGGCAAGGCCGCCCCCAACACGTACAAGGCCCTGGATTCGCTGGTGGTGAAGGGGGCTGTCCTGGCGGACGAAGGGGGAGGCAGCCGCACGTTCGTCGCCGTACCGGTCCGTGAACTGGTCGGCCAGATGAGTCACAGGCTCCGGTCCATCGGCGAGAGGGTGGAGAAGGGGCTTGCGGGCGTGCGGATGCCGGTGGAGGACGAAGGCGTCTATCGGCTGACCACCGTCCATCAGATAGTCGCCCGTGCCCGCGCGATGATCTCCGGAGCGAAACTCTCGATCGTCGTCGACGCCGACCCCGAGCCTATGGAGACAATCCTGCCGGACATCCTCGGAGCCCCCGGAAGGGGAGTGAAGGTCCTCCTGCACTCCCGCAGAGAGATGGAAGCCCCCGGCTGCGAGGTCATCGCCAGCGTCACCGAGGGCTGGTCCGGCCAGCTCCTGATCATGATGGTCGATGGCGGGCAGTTCCTCATAAGCCTCATGTCCGGCGGGATGCGCGTGGTGAACCAGGCTGCATGGAGCCGCAACCCCCTGCTGTCGGCATGTCTTTCGCGCAGCTACATGGTGAAGGCGCTCTTCTACAGGATCAGCATGATGCTCTCGGATCCGGGTGTTGGCCTCGAGGCGACACGCAGGGAGCTGATACGGCTCTGGGACGTCTGGGGCTACGACGACCCCGGCAAGAGCGCACTCTCCAGACTCCTCAGGGACAGAATCCCCCGCTGA
- a CDS encoding DUF4230 domain-containing protein, protein MNGSDMHRPGGRGDRAAGLRGRLVPLAVITASIAVLGYVVLDRTGALEPRRIEAGPEYVEAVRGLNLLELTEYECNLTISRTITDPLWDRLPLEELDCELEIGSYYSVCVTAGIDMSGASGDFIRIDGRRADVTLPSPEIVNTVPREVGTPWIVTEGPPRSWDEELLEARGEMAVEAGEEAREDALAAGIIQRAESVATAQVSQALSSFGMEETHVRFE, encoded by the coding sequence ATGAACGGGAGCGACATGCACCGACCCGGCGGACGGGGTGATCGCGCCGCAGGCCTTCGCGGGAGGCTCGTCCCTCTCGCCGTGATCACCGCCTCGATCGCCGTGCTGGGATATGTCGTCCTGGACCGCACGGGGGCACTCGAACCCCGTCGTATCGAGGCGGGCCCGGAGTACGTCGAGGCCGTCAGGGGGCTGAACCTGCTCGAACTCACGGAGTACGAGTGCAATCTGACCATTTCGCGGACCATCACGGATCCCCTGTGGGACAGACTGCCCCTCGAGGAGCTCGACTGCGAGCTCGAGATCGGCTCGTACTACTCTGTCTGCGTGACCGCCGGGATAGACATGTCCGGCGCCTCGGGGGACTTCATCCGGATCGATGGCCGAAGAGCGGATGTCACCCTGCCCTCCCCGGAGATCGTGAACACGGTGCCCCGCGAGGTAGGCACCCCGTGGATCGTCACTGAGGGCCCGCCCCGGAGCTGGGACGAGGAACTGCTCGAAGCGAGGGGGGAGATGGCGGTCGAGGCCGGGGAGGAGGCCCGCGAGGACGCCCTCGCGGCCGGCATCATCCAGAGGGCCGAGTCGGTCGCCACTGCCCAGGTGTCGCAGGCCCTATCGTCATTCGGCATGGAGGAGACCCATGTCCGCTTCGAATGA
- a CDS encoding DUF4230 domain-containing protein, whose amino-acid sequence MSASNEGRALRVLAWVLGILAALALLIHVSLRPRREEVTVVFPSLVSLVRATPDYVSLERTYDVEERETIEAPLWSDIEILRRYEVRVRAEIACDAFDEGFISYAETDSSCTVTLTLPHAALQPPVILYDSSYRPEPDTDGPGAILIPAEERAEIMAAYDAVMEQNARTEAQGLAMEDGLIAEAEGRAAADLTEAALAVLGSRGFDDVEVVVCFGEIPAPGADRESRSGDRPTAPSTGPDRGTSRSTSPR is encoded by the coding sequence ATGTCCGCTTCGAATGAGGGAAGGGCCCTCCGAGTCCTGGCCTGGGTGCTGGGCATCCTGGCGGCTCTCGCCCTGCTTATCCATGTTTCGCTCCGCCCGCGCAGGGAGGAGGTCACGGTCGTGTTCCCCTCGCTGGTATCCCTCGTGCGGGCGACTCCCGACTACGTCTCCCTCGAGCGCACCTATGACGTCGAGGAGAGGGAGACGATCGAGGCCCCCCTCTGGTCCGACATCGAGATCCTGCGCAGATACGAGGTGAGGGTCCGAGCCGAGATAGCCTGCGACGCATTCGACGAGGGCTTCATCTCGTACGCGGAGACGGACTCGTCCTGCACGGTCACACTGACCCTGCCGCACGCCGCCCTCCAGCCTCCCGTGATCCTCTACGACTCATCCTACAGGCCGGAGCCCGATACGGACGGACCGGGGGCCATCCTGATACCCGCCGAGGAGCGGGCGGAGATCATGGCGGCCTATGACGCGGTCATGGAACAGAACGCGAGAACCGAAGCGCAGGGTCTCGCCATGGAGGACGGGCTCATCGCCGAGGCCGAGGGCAGGGCCGCGGCCGACCTGACGGAGGCGGCACTCGCCGTGCTCGGATCGAGGGGCTTCGATGACGTCGAGGTGGTGGTCTGCTTCGGGGAGATCCCAGCTCCGGGGGCGGACCGTGAATCGAGGAGCGGTGACCGGCCTACAGCCCCGTCGACAGGGCCAGACAGAGGTACGTCGCGTTCGACGAGTCCTCGGTGA
- a CDS encoding T9SS type A sorting domain-containing protein, whose amino-acid sequence MIKSGALAMLVLSVAGAGTGRFSDFAWFFDSLPTNGFFCDGFVSDGPFRANCPVSIWSDSPGRDGDPWFYSLTLASPFYYCSPGGGTNPQTSPQCGDLWIEPYEQMSQGAPWFVLDAEPLDFGIDCVNWQEMRSAAITGGIFLTSSSAPNGTRILVGGDFVLVRKSQASPVQEFDLTGLGEPVIWIENEGTDRVYFKSCPGDSLTVPLSIGMYGSIYTMGPLRASQGAEGGVLGLMSLQGDFVIALDPDLVGSSDWADPVWRIETEDDFEFDASVICLGGELLAEHCGYPDPPADLVIAGSMQLESEGITSIFTAGWNVSVEYDWRLADTAPPCYPEYSETGIGGWEEGISGYAALSARPDPFSSSLEVRLDGSEGPVRLCVFDMSGRLLIDTVSGDGLFDIDGEGLPAGVLLLRASSSAGTATARVVRIG is encoded by the coding sequence ATGATCAAGTCGGGAGCACTTGCGATGCTCGTCCTGTCCGTCGCCGGGGCCGGGACCGGGCGCTTCTCGGACTTCGCATGGTTCTTCGACTCGCTTCCCACTAACGGCTTCTTTTGCGACGGCTTCGTCTCCGACGGGCCCTTCAGGGCGAACTGCCCTGTCTCCATCTGGAGCGACAGCCCGGGCCGCGACGGCGACCCGTGGTTCTACTCGCTCACGCTCGCATCCCCCTTCTACTACTGCAGCCCGGGAGGGGGGACGAACCCTCAGACTTCGCCGCAATGCGGTGATCTCTGGATAGAGCCCTACGAGCAGATGTCCCAGGGGGCTCCGTGGTTCGTTCTCGATGCGGAGCCGCTGGATTTCGGAATTGACTGCGTGAACTGGCAGGAGATGCGCTCCGCGGCCATTACCGGCGGCATCTTCCTCACTTCGTCATCCGCGCCGAACGGCACCCGTATCCTCGTGGGCGGGGATTTCGTACTCGTGAGGAAATCCCAGGCGAGTCCGGTCCAGGAGTTCGACCTGACCGGGCTGGGCGAGCCCGTGATCTGGATCGAGAACGAGGGAACGGACAGGGTCTATTTCAAGTCATGCCCCGGCGACAGCCTTACGGTGCCCCTCTCCATCGGCATGTACGGCAGCATCTACACGATGGGCCCCCTCCGGGCGTCACAGGGGGCTGAAGGGGGCGTGCTCGGGCTCATGTCGCTGCAAGGCGACTTCGTGATCGCCCTCGATCCCGATCTCGTAGGCTCGTCCGACTGGGCCGACCCGGTCTGGCGGATCGAGACGGAGGACGACTTCGAGTTCGATGCGAGCGTCATCTGCCTCGGCGGGGAGCTCCTGGCCGAGCACTGCGGGTATCCGGATCCTCCGGCCGACCTCGTCATCGCGGGATCGATGCAGCTCGAAAGCGAGGGCATAACCTCGATCTTCACCGCCGGGTGGAATGTCTCGGTCGAGTACGACTGGCGGCTGGCAGACACGGCACCTCCCTGCTATCCCGAGTATTCGGAGACCGGGATCGGGGGCTGGGAGGAAGGCATTTCCGGGTATGCGGCCCTGTCGGCCAGGCCCGATCCGTTCTCCTCTTCTCTCGAAGTCAGGCTCGATGGATCGGAGGGGCCGGTGCGGCTCTGCGTCTTCGACATGTCGGGGAGGCTCCTGATCGATACGGTCTCGGGCGACGGGCTCTTCGACATCGACGGGGAGGGCCTGCCTGCCGGGGTGCTGCTGCTACGCGCCTCTTCATCGGCAGGGACGGCGACCGCGAGAGTCGTGCGGATCGGGTGA
- a CDS encoding VOC family protein has translation MNKLVHMDIQSTDLEKSKAFYSALFGWRMQQWSPDYALFEYPDGSGGGFSLVERMPDPCVEIYFEVEDIEAILAQVVSLGGEIATRKTGIGGGMGFLARFRDCCGCLIGIWSKS, from the coding sequence GTGAACAAGCTCGTGCACATGGACATCCAGTCCACGGACCTCGAGAAGTCCAAGGCCTTCTACTCCGCTCTCTTCGGATGGCGGATGCAGCAGTGGTCGCCAGACTACGCCCTGTTCGAGTATCCCGACGGTTCCGGCGGCGGCTTCTCCCTGGTCGAGCGGATGCCGGATCCCTGCGTCGAGATCTACTTCGAGGTCGAGGACATCGAGGCGATCCTGGCGCAGGTCGTCTCCCTCGGCGGCGAGATCGCGACCCGGAAGACCGGGATCGGCGGAGGGATGGGTTTCCTGGCCCGCTTCAGGGATTGCTGCGGCTGCCTGATCGGCATCTGGTCCAAATCGTAG
- a CDS encoding calcium/sodium antiporter, which translates to MDAALFVLGLLLLWGSSEVIIRNITPLARFLGVKELVVTVLGVSVLSSLPELTVSAFAIARGASDISVGNVIGSNFVTLTFVTAVCALFHPIDIHREVQERESSWMILSSALVLILSMDGLLSRSDGCILIILYVPYIISVLRTAREGAEPRIQGISRFRAVYLPLVLILVGIAGVIGSSKLALDSGTRLAEAAGISALAMGVVLFAFGTSLPELAISLSATLKRKADVTIGEVYASNIFTQMVVLGICCLISPIAVSSSMLSFAMPFLVLATVVIQLFVTSNLRITRLEAVGLLLFYAVFAASQFFDLPGVDSVLGF; encoded by the coding sequence ATGGACGCAGCGCTGTTCGTGCTGGGGCTGCTGCTCCTGTGGGGGAGCAGCGAGGTGATCATCCGCAACATCACGCCCCTCGCGCGGTTCCTCGGTGTCAAGGAACTGGTCGTGACCGTCCTCGGGGTCAGCGTGCTGTCGAGCCTCCCCGAGCTGACCGTCTCGGCCTTCGCGATCGCCCGCGGCGCCTCCGACATCTCCGTGGGCAACGTCATAGGCTCGAACTTCGTGACGCTCACCTTCGTGACGGCGGTCTGCGCCCTCTTCCATCCCATCGACATCCACAGGGAGGTGCAGGAGAGGGAGTCGAGCTGGATGATCCTCTCCTCCGCCCTCGTGCTCATCCTGTCGATGGACGGCCTCCTGAGCCGCTCCGACGGATGCATCCTGATTATTCTGTACGTTCCCTACATCATCAGCGTCCTCCGGACCGCGCGCGAGGGAGCCGAACCGAGGATCCAGGGCATCTCCAGGTTCAGGGCGGTCTATCTCCCGCTCGTGCTCATCCTCGTCGGGATAGCCGGCGTGATCGGCAGTTCGAAGCTCGCACTCGATTCCGGGACGAGGCTCGCGGAGGCGGCGGGGATATCCGCCCTTGCTATGGGCGTCGTGCTGTTCGCGTTCGGCACTAGCCTGCCCGAGCTTGCCATCAGCCTGTCCGCCACGCTCAAGCGCAAGGCCGACGTGACGATAGGCGAGGTCTATGCCTCCAACATCTTCACGCAGATGGTCGTACTCGGCATATGCTGCCTCATCTCGCCGATAGCAGTCTCCTCCTCGATGCTCTCGTTCGCGATGCCCTTCCTCGTGCTGGCGACCGTGGTCATACAGCTCTTCGTCACCAGCAACCTCAGGATAACCCGGCTGGAGGCTGTGGGGCTGCTGCTGTTCTACGCGGTCTTCGCAGCATCGCAGTTCTTCGACCTGCCCGGCGTCGACTCGGTGCTGGGGTTCTAG
- a CDS encoding T9SS type A sorting domain-containing protein, translated as MVHYGSATDPFYASSPADNQARLSYYGISAFPTVMMDGLYDCWPLSTMDGYFDTRMAVPCYLSIDVSADSGSTSESGTLTIGLATDIGLDTDAVLNAMLTESGVPGTGTYASQGIDYNFGLRANLCSTTGMPVSFGTAPESQDIQIIYEIPPEWDWDQLYLTTFVQSPVDDEVLNSHMVKMSDLFGTGIGGGGTGMPVALVAGPNPSTGTVEYRVEGLQAPATVSIFSIDGRLVGESTLSEGVFVIGTPGVYILRMETGTGETASAQVVVIR; from the coding sequence GTGGTCCACTACGGAAGCGCCACCGACCCGTTCTATGCCTCCAGCCCGGCCGACAACCAGGCACGGCTCTCCTACTACGGCATCTCCGCCTTCCCGACGGTGATGATGGACGGCCTGTACGACTGCTGGCCCCTCTCGACCATGGACGGCTACTTCGACACCAGGATGGCCGTCCCGTGCTACCTCTCGATAGACGTCTCGGCCGATTCCGGTTCGACCTCCGAGAGCGGCACCCTTACGATCGGCCTGGCGACGGACATCGGCCTCGACACCGATGCGGTCCTGAACGCCATGCTCACCGAATCGGGCGTGCCGGGCACGGGCACCTACGCCTCCCAGGGGATCGACTACAACTTCGGCCTGCGCGCGAACCTCTGCTCGACCACCGGGATGCCGGTCTCGTTCGGCACGGCTCCGGAGTCCCAGGATATCCAGATCATCTACGAGATCCCGCCGGAATGGGACTGGGACCAGCTCTACCTCACCACGTTCGTCCAGAGCCCCGTGGATGACGAGGTCCTGAACTCCCACATGGTGAAGATGAGCGACCTGTTCGGCACCGGCATCGGCGGAGGCGGAACCGGCATGCCGGTCGCGCTCGTCGCCGGCCCGAACCCCTCGACAGGAACAGTCGAGTACCGCGTCGAAGGGCTGCAGGCGCCCGCTACGGTTTCGATCTTCTCGATCGACGGCCGGCTGGTGGGGGAATCGACCCTCTCCGAAGGCGTCTTCGTGATCGGGACACCGGGGGTCTACATCCTGAGGATGGAGACCGGGACGGGAGAGACGGCGTCGGCCCAGGTTGTAGTGATCCGCTAG
- a CDS encoding pyridoxamine 5'-phosphate oxidase family protein, with protein sequence MTRSEALEFIRRNPTSYMATIENGEPRVRAMETPVIDDNGLTFCTGSNKQVCLQLTANPATELCYWGMKEGMQMRLRGRMQKLADEPLKRSIVEGPFAFLKPVVEKYGWDALSIFRLSGAKGFIWHMKDGSVEEFDF encoded by the coding sequence ATGACGAGGAGCGAAGCGCTGGAATTCATCCGGAGGAATCCGACCAGCTACATGGCCACGATCGAGAACGGCGAGCCCAGGGTCCGTGCGATGGAGACCCCGGTCATAGACGACAACGGGCTGACCTTCTGCACCGGATCGAACAAGCAGGTATGCCTCCAGCTCACTGCGAACCCCGCAACCGAACTCTGCTACTGGGGGATGAAGGAAGGCATGCAGATGAGATTGCGCGGCCGCATGCAGAAGCTCGCCGACGAGCCCCTGAAGCGGAGCATCGTCGAGGGGCCGTTCGCCTTCCTGAAGCCCGTCGTCGAGAAGTACGGCTGGGATGCCCTCTCCATATTCCGGCTCTCGGGGGCGAAGGGCTTCATCTGGCACATGAAGGACGGGAGCGTGGAGGAGTTCGACTTCTGA
- a CDS encoding FlgD immunoglobulin-like domain containing protein, producing the protein MKTALIFLLPPLACFASQLHVPEVYPTIQGAIDAASPGDSVMIAPGAYTASDTLSGKSLHFIGEEGCLSTSLQSEGDTGPALYVCSPGQTVYLEGLTFTTNWSLRALSTSMSIEECSFSDRYVGMTATTDFHSCPSVAISGCLFENNEIVDANWTGGAAFRAEDCISVDVENCFFRSNRIDDRKNGLATPYGGAVFASGSGLEFTNCCFWQNRAGYSGYGSAVYVTESVAGFVNCTFSGQLVGNGMSIYCDDSEVEVRNCILWETYPSLVNAGSVPVTVLYSDIQPGGTSGPVSMGAGNIESDPMFWASSYCPYHLATGSPCIDAGDPAPAYYDPEDPAEPGFALWPAMGTVRNDMGAFGGNGAFFWYGLATGIPGGCIDTATIGIESNPSFGQVHLSVGTAVESSASIDFFDMSGRIVASVDLGNLDAGTHMVTWTGALSDGSQAAAGVYFARLRTASGGSQSVRLVYMR; encoded by the coding sequence ATGAAGACTGCGCTGATCTTCCTGCTGCCTCCCCTCGCCTGCTTCGCCTCACAACTGCACGTTCCGGAGGTATATCCCACCATCCAGGGCGCCATCGACGCCGCCTCTCCGGGGGATTCGGTGATGATCGCCCCCGGAGCGTACACAGCAAGCGACACCCTTTCGGGGAAGAGCCTCCACTTCATCGGCGAGGAGGGCTGTCTCTCGACCTCGCTCCAGTCCGAGGGGGACACCGGGCCGGCGCTCTATGTCTGTTCGCCCGGCCAGACCGTCTATCTCGAAGGTCTCACTTTCACGACCAACTGGAGCCTGAGAGCGCTCTCGACATCCATGTCGATCGAAGAATGCTCCTTCTCCGACCGGTACGTTGGAATGACCGCGACCACGGACTTCCACTCATGCCCCTCGGTCGCGATAAGCGGCTGTCTCTTCGAGAACAACGAGATCGTCGATGCCAACTGGACCGGAGGCGCCGCCTTCCGCGCAGAGGACTGCATCTCGGTGGATGTGGAGAACTGCTTCTTCAGGAGCAACAGGATCGATGACCGCAAGAACGGCCTTGCGACCCCCTATGGAGGCGCGGTTTTCGCGTCAGGGTCGGGTCTGGAGTTCACGAACTGCTGCTTCTGGCAGAACAGGGCCGGATACAGCGGTTACGGCAGCGCCGTCTACGTGACAGAAAGCGTGGCCGGATTCGTCAACTGCACGTTCTCGGGCCAGCTCGTCGGAAACGGGATGAGCATCTACTGCGACGACTCCGAGGTCGAGGTCCGCAACTGCATCCTGTGGGAGACGTACCCCAGCCTGGTCAACGCAGGCAGCGTCCCGGTGACGGTCCTGTACAGCGACATCCAGCCCGGCGGCACTTCCGGCCCTGTGTCCATGGGCGCGGGGAACATCGAGTCGGATCCGATGTTCTGGGCCAGTTCGTACTGCCCCTACCATCTCGCAACGGGTTCTCCCTGCATAGACGCCGGTGATCCTGCACCAGCCTACTACGACCCCGAGGATCCGGCGGAGCCGGGATTTGCTCTCTGGCCGGCCATGGGGACGGTCAGGAACGACATGGGTGCATTCGGGGGCAACGGGGCGTTCTTCTGGTACGGCCTTGCGACGGGCATCCCCGGGGGCTGCATCGATACCGCAACCATCGGGATCGAGAGCAATCCATCCTTCGGTCAGGTGCACCTCTCGGTAGGCACTGCCGTCGAGTCCTCCGCATCGATCGACTTCTTCGACATGTCGGGACGCATCGTGGCGTCGGTCGACCTCGGGAATCTGGATGCCGGGACGCACATGGTCACCTGGACGGGGGCCCTCTCCGACGGCTCGCAGGCTGCGGCAGGCGTCTACTTCGCCCGCCTGAGGACCGCTTCGGGAGGCTCGCAGTCCGTCCGGCTCGTCTACATGCGGTAG
- a CDS encoding aminotransferase class V-fold PLP-dependent enzyme, with amino-acid sequence MIRSPFAPFFPSLPDSGSYLDSAAKTLTCSAALEAQQSFYREFDCNIERGIYARSAMASDMVEGARTEVAVLLASSPERISFAPSTTHALNSIALGLPWRAGMKVVTTVLEHHSNFLPWLALRRRGVEVAVLRASPDGFLDPDDMRKACDGAFLAAFTHASNVTGSVQDLGALAAAASSGGAFVVVDGAQALSHSEVDISGLCVDAYAFSGHKCFGPTGTGALFISPELREALDPAILGGGSASDSSPEGFEAVKDPPHSALEPGTQNIAGILGLGAAAAFRLGMDHDLRRRHADEITARCLEGLRGIEGLELHGPSGMRSRLPVFSFSVEGLSPHMLAMRLDHEYGLMTRSGNHCAPTLWRTLFGRSRGGVRASFHDYSCMADVDLLIAAMGRIASDARK; translated from the coding sequence ATGATCAGGAGTCCCTTCGCTCCCTTCTTCCCTTCCCTCCCGGATTCGGGGTCCTATCTCGACAGCGCGGCCAAGACCCTCACCTGCTCGGCCGCCCTCGAGGCCCAGCAGAGCTTCTACCGCGAGTTCGACTGCAACATCGAGCGCGGCATCTATGCCAGGTCCGCGATGGCCTCCGACATGGTCGAGGGGGCGAGGACCGAAGTAGCCGTGCTCCTGGCCTCCTCTCCCGAACGCATCTCGTTCGCTCCCTCCACCACCCACGCCCTGAACTCGATCGCCCTCGGCCTGCCGTGGCGGGCCGGCATGAAGGTGGTCACCACCGTCCTCGAACACCACTCGAACTTCCTGCCCTGGCTCGCCCTGAGGAGGCGCGGTGTGGAGGTAGCGGTGCTCCGGGCGTCACCCGACGGCTTCCTCGATCCGGACGACATGCGGAAGGCCTGCGACGGCGCCTTCCTGGCGGCCTTCACGCACGCATCGAACGTGACGGGCTCCGTCCAGGACCTGGGCGCACTCGCTGCAGCGGCATCCTCCGGAGGGGCGTTCGTCGTCGTCGACGGGGCGCAGGCCCTCTCGCACTCCGAGGTCGACATCAGCGGTCTCTGCGTCGACGCCTATGCCTTCTCGGGGCACAAGTGCTTCGGCCCCACGGGCACCGGAGCCTTGTTCATCTCGCCGGAACTGCGCGAGGCGCTCGACCCGGCGATCCTGGGCGGAGGCTCCGCGTCCGACTCATCCCCCGAGGGATTCGAGGCAGTGAAGGATCCGCCCCACAGCGCTCTCGAACCGGGAACCCAGAACATCGCCGGCATCCTGGGGCTGGGAGCCGCCGCGGCATTCCGGCTCGGGATGGACCATGACCTCCGCCGGCGCCATGCGGACGAGATCACCGCGCGCTGCCTCGAAGGCCTCCGCGGGATCGAGGGGCTCGAGCTCCACGGGCCCAGCGGCATGCGGTCGCGCCTTCCCGTCTTTTCGTTCTCGGTCGAGGGGCTGTCTCCGCACATGCTTGCGATGAGGCTGGATCATGAGTACGGGCTGATGACCAGATCGGGCAACCACTGCGCCCCGACGCTCTGGCGGACCCTGTTCGGCAGGAGCCGGGGCGGGGTCAGGGCGTCATTCCACGACTACAGCTGCATGGCGGACGTCGACCTGCTGATCGCCGCCATGGGAAGGATAGCATCGGATGCCCGGAAATGA
- a CDS encoding 4-vinyl reductase — protein MAVNAEVIRDGVLGMGLRGNPETGLLRGFGVILAINTVDYLIEREIAFLKAFPTAEPMAEKALVDAAQWCANATFGGMMKSAEWAGLIAPMVKTKVDSLEALHAVQNVLGWGKIVGYELDEAAKTYTLRVKHSYYCKNYIDNHGISTKPRCYMWQGVAAGNMDLVFGSKVNDFEAVETLCEAKGDDICEFRVRQKRALFDLL, from the coding sequence ATGGCTGTAAACGCAGAAGTCATAAGGGACGGCGTTCTCGGCATGGGGCTCAGGGGCAACCCCGAGACCGGCCTCCTCCGGGGATTCGGCGTCATCCTCGCGATCAACACCGTCGACTATCTGATCGAGCGCGAGATTGCCTTCCTCAAGGCCTTCCCGACCGCCGAGCCCATGGCCGAGAAGGCCCTCGTCGATGCAGCGCAGTGGTGCGCCAACGCCACCTTCGGCGGCATGATGAAGTCCGCCGAGTGGGCCGGCCTCATAGCCCCGATGGTCAAGACGAAGGTCGACAGCCTCGAGGCTCTCCACGCGGTGCAGAACGTTCTCGGCTGGGGGAAGATCGTCGGCTACGAGCTCGACGAGGCGGCCAAGACCTACACCCTCAGGGTGAAGCACTCCTACTACTGCAAGAACTACATCGACAACCACGGCATCTCCACGAAGCCCAGGTGCTACATGTGGCAGGGTGTCGCCGCGGGCAACATGGATCTCGTCTTCGGCAGCAAGGTCAACGACTTCGAAGCGGTCGAGACCCTGTGCGAGGCCAAGGGCGACGACATCTGCGAGTTCAGGGTGAGGCAGAAGCGCGCCCTGTTCGATCTCCTGTAG
- a CDS encoding transcriptional repressor — MDRLREVLGTAGCRVTQQRIEVYRAVADSRSHPSAAEVHECVRRRLPTVSLDTVYRTLWKLSELGLISTVNKSGEKARFDADLVRHHHFTCARCGGTFDFESEELDSLKVPDEAWKLGRVWGARLDVRGLCLSCCVESGVT; from the coding sequence ATGGACAGGCTCAGAGAAGTGCTGGGCACAGCGGGTTGCAGGGTTACCCAGCAGCGCATCGAAGTCTACAGGGCAGTGGCGGATTCACGCTCCCACCCTTCCGCGGCCGAAGTGCATGAATGCGTGCGAAGGCGCCTGCCCACCGTCTCTCTGGACACCGTCTACCGGACGCTCTGGAAACTGTCCGAGCTGGGCCTCATAAGCACGGTCAACAAGTCGGGCGAGAAGGCGAGGTTCGATGCCGATCTCGTGAGGCATCACCACTTCACCTGCGCTCGATGCGGAGGCACTTTCGACTTCGAGAGCGAAGAGCTCGACAGCCTGAAGGTCCCGGACGAGGCATGGAAGCTCGGCAGGGTCTGGGGCGCCCGCCTCGACGTGAGGGGGCTGTGCCTATCCTGCTGCGTTGAAAGCGGCGTTACCTGA